The Pseudofrankia inefficax genome window below encodes:
- a CDS encoding hemerythrin domain-containing protein, with protein sequence MADIVDLVYADHDWLRRQFFYLDYATGNAELTAVWEALATRLDTHADAEETVFYPTLLKKGDSGDPEEETEDAIDDHNKIRAAVTDARSHRVGTKVWFEAVGAARTENGKHLDEEEREAIPDFIKSTSPELRHQLAMRWLQFYADHRDGAGVNTKSKDAAEYIEANS encoded by the coding sequence ATGGCTGACATCGTCGATCTGGTCTACGCCGATCACGATTGGCTGCGGCGCCAGTTCTTCTACCTCGACTACGCGACCGGCAACGCCGAGTTGACGGCGGTGTGGGAGGCGCTCGCGACCCGGTTGGACACCCACGCGGACGCGGAGGAGACGGTTTTCTACCCGACTCTGCTGAAGAAGGGCGACTCCGGCGATCCTGAGGAGGAGACCGAGGACGCGATCGACGACCACAACAAGATCCGAGCGGCCGTGACGGACGCCCGCTCCCACCGGGTCGGCACCAAGGTCTGGTTCGAGGCGGTCGGCGCGGCCCGGACCGAGAACGGCAAGCACCTCGATGAAGAGGAACGCGAGGCGATCCCGGATTTCATCAAGAGCACCAGCCCCGAACTGCGCCACCAGCTGGCGATGCGGTGGCTCCAGTTCTATGCCGACCACCGGGACGGCGCGGGCGTGAACACGAAGAGCAAGGACGCCGCGGAATACATCGAGGCGAACAGCTGA
- a CDS encoding WD40 repeat domain-containing serine/threonine protein kinase has protein sequence MSEVPAGVEPLDDFDPHQLGPYTLLGRLGHGGMGTVYLGRRAAAETGAADPATGGNSVTEPATAGPLLAIKVIRPELATVAEFRERFAREARAAQSVHNAYTAAVLDVNITGSRPYLVTEYVDGPTLSDRIRRNGPLPAAQLEWLAGAVADALRAIHAAGVIHRDLKPGNILLSPFGARVIDFGIARALDTTTMATQSAIGTPAFMAPEQVLNEGVTSAVDIHAWGAVLVFAATGNAPFAGDTIPKVMRQVLEVTPDLTSLPGTLRPLAARALAKDPAARPTAAELGDAVRQIHTPPPTPTSEMSTYSPDRTATRAQPPVTGPPPTPRPASATASPPAPRPATHDGPRGDTGSSTGMSEAGTHLADPGPGRQAVPANVTDQDPGPWPRPRRQRRRAVLAAGLAVVVVLAGAVTAFALQGSGGDGGGEPATSVSGTPSSSGNFRALGDRLTDAKDQVWGVATTPDGSTLAAASQNGTVTLWDISRPAKPRALPSLSTGDTTGMMAAAFAPGGRTLASGSRNGTVQLWDVSNPGAARRLGAPIVAAGGGPAWSVGFAPVGNLLASGDGNGTVRVWNVSSPQAPVMAGQPFHFDGGQVWSVAFSPDGSILATAGQDGSVGLWDVSNPQAQPQPLGTLPVQSGNGVKAVESLAFTPDGHTLITGSIDHAVRLWDITVPSVPRLLAAPSQPNQVWAVALTLDGRVLATAGADRTIRFWDISDPTAPRPVGTPLTGHTDTITKLAFTPDGHTLVSGSRDKTVRLWTSG, from the coding sequence GTGAGCGAGGTCCCGGCGGGCGTGGAACCACTCGACGACTTCGACCCACACCAGCTCGGCCCGTACACCTTGCTGGGCCGGCTCGGGCACGGCGGCATGGGCACCGTCTACCTCGGCCGCCGAGCCGCCGCCGAGACCGGCGCAGCGGATCCCGCCACCGGTGGGAACAGTGTGACGGAGCCGGCCACGGCCGGGCCGCTGCTGGCGATCAAGGTGATCCGCCCCGAGCTGGCTACCGTCGCCGAGTTCCGGGAACGTTTCGCCCGCGAGGCGCGGGCCGCGCAGAGTGTCCACAACGCCTATACGGCCGCGGTCCTCGACGTCAACATCACGGGCAGCCGCCCCTATCTCGTCACCGAGTACGTCGACGGCCCGACTCTGTCCGACCGGATCCGCCGCAACGGGCCGCTGCCGGCGGCCCAGCTGGAGTGGCTGGCCGGCGCGGTCGCCGACGCGCTGCGCGCGATCCACGCCGCCGGCGTGATCCACCGCGACCTGAAGCCCGGCAACATCCTGCTGTCCCCGTTCGGCGCCCGCGTCATCGACTTCGGCATCGCCCGCGCCCTCGACACGACCACGATGGCCACCCAGAGCGCCATCGGTACCCCGGCGTTCATGGCCCCGGAGCAGGTCCTCAACGAGGGGGTCACCTCCGCCGTCGACATCCACGCGTGGGGCGCGGTCCTCGTGTTCGCCGCCACCGGCAACGCCCCGTTCGCCGGCGACACGATCCCGAAGGTCATGCGCCAAGTCCTCGAGGTGACCCCGGACCTCACCAGCCTCCCGGGCACGCTGCGGCCGCTCGCCGCCCGCGCGCTGGCCAAGGATCCCGCCGCCCGTCCCACCGCGGCCGAGCTGGGCGACGCGGTCAGGCAGATCCATACACCACCGCCGACCCCGACCTCGGAGATGAGCACCTACAGCCCGGACCGGACGGCCACCCGCGCTCAACCGCCGGTGACCGGCCCGCCGCCCACCCCGCGGCCGGCGAGCGCCACCGCGTCGCCGCCCGCGCCGCGCCCGGCGACGCACGACGGCCCGCGCGGCGACACCGGCTCCTCGACCGGGATGTCGGAGGCAGGCACCCACCTGGCCGACCCGGGACCCGGCCGCCAGGCTGTCCCGGCGAACGTGACCGACCAGGACCCGGGCCCCTGGCCCCGTCCGCGGCGCCAACGGCGTCGCGCGGTCCTCGCCGCCGGCCTGGCGGTCGTCGTCGTTCTCGCCGGGGCCGTCACCGCCTTCGCGCTTCAGGGCAGCGGCGGTGACGGAGGCGGCGAGCCAGCGACGTCCGTCTCGGGTACGCCGTCGTCGAGCGGGAACTTCCGCGCGCTGGGAGACCGGCTGACCGACGCCAAGGACCAGGTGTGGGGTGTGGCCACCACGCCCGACGGCAGCACCCTCGCGGCCGCCAGCCAGAACGGCACGGTGACGCTGTGGGACATCTCGCGGCCCGCGAAGCCGCGAGCGCTGCCGTCCCTGTCCACCGGTGACACGACCGGGATGATGGCGGCGGCCTTCGCCCCGGGCGGGCGCACCCTCGCCAGCGGCAGCCGGAACGGCACGGTCCAGCTGTGGGACGTCTCGAACCCCGGGGCGGCGCGGCGACTGGGCGCACCGATCGTCGCCGCGGGCGGCGGGCCGGCGTGGTCGGTCGGTTTCGCTCCGGTCGGGAACCTGCTCGCCAGCGGCGACGGCAACGGCACGGTGCGGGTGTGGAATGTGTCCAGCCCGCAGGCACCGGTCATGGCCGGCCAGCCGTTCCACTTCGACGGCGGCCAGGTGTGGTCCGTGGCGTTCTCGCCCGACGGATCGATTCTCGCGACGGCGGGCCAGGACGGCTCGGTCGGACTGTGGGACGTCTCCAACCCGCAGGCGCAGCCACAGCCGCTTGGCACGTTGCCCGTCCAGTCCGGCAACGGCGTCAAGGCTGTCGAGTCGCTGGCCTTCACCCCTGACGGGCACACCCTCATCACCGGCAGCATCGACCATGCCGTGCGGTTGTGGGACATCACCGTGCCGTCGGTTCCGCGGCTGCTCGCCGCTCCGAGTCAGCCCAACCAGGTGTGGGCGGTCGCGTTGACGCTGGACGGCCGCGTTCTGGCCACCGCGGGCGCCGACCGCACCATCAGGTTCTGGGACATCTCCGACCCGACCGCACCGCGCCCGGTCGGCACCCCGCTGACCGGCCACACCGACACGATCACGAAGCTGGCGTTCACGCCCGACGGGCACACCCTTGTCAGCGGCAGCCGGGACAAGACGGTGCGCCTGTGGACGTCGGGCTGA
- a CDS encoding SigE family RNA polymerase sigma factor translates to MDIEDDAFDDYFVARLPGLLRFAYLLTGDFGEAEDLTQTALARTFRVWKRVRSHDRPDAYVRRVMVNANARRFRRRRPHQVLVAHPPDRPGRSPELGAVEDRAGLVQALASLPQRQRAVVILRYCDDLAETEVAALLGCSVGTVKSQASKGLAKLRTHPALSDLGPSSRALAAASGSTAPRLTDPRVTAIRREAQ, encoded by the coding sequence ATGGATATCGAGGACGACGCATTCGATGACTACTTCGTCGCCCGGCTGCCTGGACTGTTGCGCTTCGCCTACCTGCTGACCGGCGATTTCGGTGAGGCGGAGGATCTGACGCAGACCGCGCTCGCGCGCACCTTCCGGGTCTGGAAACGCGTGCGGTCGCACGACCGGCCCGACGCGTACGTGCGACGGGTGATGGTGAACGCGAACGCCCGGCGGTTCCGCCGACGGCGGCCGCACCAGGTCCTCGTGGCCCACCCGCCGGACCGGCCGGGCCGCTCGCCGGAGCTCGGCGCGGTGGAGGACCGCGCCGGCCTGGTCCAGGCGTTGGCCAGCCTGCCGCAGCGGCAGCGCGCTGTCGTGATCCTGCGCTACTGCGACGACCTGGCCGAGACAGAGGTCGCGGCCCTGCTCGGCTGTTCGGTCGGGACGGTCAAGAGCCAGGCGTCGAAGGGACTGGCCAAGCTGCGGACCCACCCGGCCCTGTCCGATCTCGGCCCGTCGTCACGGGCCCTGGCCGCCGCGTCCGGCAGCACCGCGCCCCGCCTCACCGATCCCCGGGTCACCGCGATCAGGAGGGAAGCACAGTGA
- a CDS encoding Fic/DOC family protein yields MDDDPYVWPGTDCLQNLLGIRDREEFHKAEHEVVRARRLQLDTAFLPGNYDTDHLRGFHRYLFQDVYDWAGQFRQGDISKDGQPFTPGGQLIERLDALFERVAARKLLVGMDWEPFVGGFALVYGDLNAIHPFREGNGRTQRAFLRQLAAHAGWTVDWSSLGRFANARACERYMKTGKPHHLVRVLAPIIVARNKR; encoded by the coding sequence ATGGATGACGACCCGTACGTCTGGCCGGGTACGGACTGCCTGCAGAACCTGCTCGGCATCCGGGACCGCGAGGAGTTCCACAAGGCCGAGCACGAGGTCGTGCGCGCCCGCAGGCTCCAGCTCGACACGGCGTTCCTGCCCGGCAACTACGACACGGATCACCTGCGGGGCTTCCACCGCTACCTGTTCCAGGACGTCTACGACTGGGCCGGCCAGTTCCGCCAGGGTGACATCTCCAAGGACGGCCAGCCGTTCACTCCCGGTGGGCAGCTCATCGAACGGCTCGACGCCCTGTTCGAGCGGGTCGCGGCCCGCAAGCTCCTCGTCGGGATGGACTGGGAACCGTTCGTCGGCGGGTTCGCCCTGGTGTACGGCGACCTGAACGCCATCCACCCGTTCCGCGAGGGCAACGGGCGAACCCAGCGCGCGTTCCTGCGCCAGCTCGCCGCGCACGCCGGCTGGACGGTCGACTGGAGCTCGCTCGGCCGCTTCGCGAATGCGCGCGCGTGCGAGCGCTACATGAAAACTGGCAAGCCGCACCATCTGGTGCGGGTCCTCGCCCCCATCATCGTGGCGCGCAACAAGCGCTAA